One genomic segment of Ricinus communis isolate WT05 ecotype wild-type chromosome 3, ASM1957865v1, whole genome shotgun sequence includes these proteins:
- the LOC8264815 gene encoding probable GMP synthase [glutamine-hydrolyzing] isoform X1 has product MSGAPRVRSMNVADSETRPVLGPTGNNKAGSLSAKKPASKQLRKVETSPEAVKLGQEKKLVTVPTASALSPKSHSVSVPSVLRRHEQLLHSNLSLNASCSSDASTDSFHSRASTGRLTRSNSLGTRRKQYALKPRSVVSDGGLESPPPSDGSQAKKSCAWVTPNADPCYTAFHDEEWGIPVHDDKKLFELLVLSGALAELTWPAILSKRHIFREVFANFDPVVVSKFNEKKIIAPGSTASSLLSEIKLRAIIENARQISKVTDELGSFDKYIWSFVNYKPIVSRFRYPRQVPVKTPKADVISKDLVRRGFRSVGPTVVYSFMQVAGLTNDHLISCFRFQECINAAEGKEENGVKVEDKITDGVVESQISIAMDELSFSSE; this is encoded by the exons ATGTCCGGAGCTCCAAGAGTAAGGTCAATGAATGTAGCTGATTCTGAGACCAGGCCTGTGTTAGGACCCACTGGAAACAACAAGGCAGGGTCATTGAGTGCAAAGAAACCTGCCTCCAAGCAATTGAGAAAGGTTGAGACTTCACCTGAGGCAGTTAAATTAGGTCAAGAGAAGAAATTAGTTACTGTACCTACTGCCAGTGCTCTATCTCCTAAATCACATTCTGTTAGTGTTCCTTCTGTGCTTCGTCGGCATGAGCAGTTGTTGCATTCAAATTTATCACTAAATGCTTCATGTTCATCTGATGCTTCCACGGATTCTTTCCACAGCCGAGCATCTACTGGGAGGTTGACGCGGTCCAATAGTTTGGGCACTAGGAGGAAGCAATATGCTTTAAAGCCCAGAAGTGTTGTTTCCGATGGGGGTTTAGAATCTCCACCACCTTCTGATGGTTCACAGGCCAAGAAGAGCTGTGCCTGGGTGACACCAAATGCTG ATCCATGCTATACTGCTTTCCATGATGAAGAATGGGGAATTCCAGTACATGATGACAA GAAATTGTTTGAGCTTCTTGTTCTTTCTGGTGCTCTGGCTGAACTTACTTGGCCTGCCATTCTAAGCAAGAGGCACATCTTTAG GGAAGTTTTTGCAAATTTTGATCCAGTTGTTGTCTCCAAATTTAATGAGAAGAAGATAATAGCACCTGGAAGTACAGCAAGCTCCTTGTTATCAGAAATTAAACTGCGTGCAATCATTGAGAATGCACGTCAAATATCAAAG GTCACAGATGAGTTGGGCTCATTTGACAAGTATATTTGGAGCTTTGTGAATTACAAGCCTATAGTTAGCAGATTCCGGTATCCTCGCCAGGTTCCTGTCAAAACTCCAAAAGCAGATGTAATAAGCAAAGACCTAGTGAGAAGAGGATTTCGCAGTGTGGGACCCACAGTTGTATACTCTTTCATGCAAGTAGCAGGATTAACAAATGATCATCTCATTAGTTGCTTCAGATTTCAAGAGTGTATAAATGCAGCAGAAGGGAAAGAAGAGAATGGTGTTAAGGTTGAAGATAAAATTACCGACGGTGTTGTGGAATCCCAGATATCCATAGCTATGGATGAATTGAGTTTCTCCTCAGAATGA
- the LOC8264815 gene encoding uncharacterized protein LOC8264815 isoform X2 has product MSGAPRVRSMNVADSETRPVLGPTGNNKAGSLSAKKPASKQLRKVETSPEAVKLGQEKKLVTVPTASALSPKSHSVSVPSVLRRHEQLLHSNLSLNASCSSDASTDSFHSRASTGRLTRSNSLGTRRKQYALKPRSVVSDGGLESPPPSDGSQAKKSCAWVTPNADPCYTAFHDEEWGIPVHDDKKLFELLVLSGALAELTWPAILSKRHIFREVFANFDPVVVSKFNEKKIIAPGSTASSLLSEIKLRAIIENARQISKVLLIPGHR; this is encoded by the exons ATGTCCGGAGCTCCAAGAGTAAGGTCAATGAATGTAGCTGATTCTGAGACCAGGCCTGTGTTAGGACCCACTGGAAACAACAAGGCAGGGTCATTGAGTGCAAAGAAACCTGCCTCCAAGCAATTGAGAAAGGTTGAGACTTCACCTGAGGCAGTTAAATTAGGTCAAGAGAAGAAATTAGTTACTGTACCTACTGCCAGTGCTCTATCTCCTAAATCACATTCTGTTAGTGTTCCTTCTGTGCTTCGTCGGCATGAGCAGTTGTTGCATTCAAATTTATCACTAAATGCTTCATGTTCATCTGATGCTTCCACGGATTCTTTCCACAGCCGAGCATCTACTGGGAGGTTGACGCGGTCCAATAGTTTGGGCACTAGGAGGAAGCAATATGCTTTAAAGCCCAGAAGTGTTGTTTCCGATGGGGGTTTAGAATCTCCACCACCTTCTGATGGTTCACAGGCCAAGAAGAGCTGTGCCTGGGTGACACCAAATGCTG ATCCATGCTATACTGCTTTCCATGATGAAGAATGGGGAATTCCAGTACATGATGACAA GAAATTGTTTGAGCTTCTTGTTCTTTCTGGTGCTCTGGCTGAACTTACTTGGCCTGCCATTCTAAGCAAGAGGCACATCTTTAG GGAAGTTTTTGCAAATTTTGATCCAGTTGTTGTCTCCAAATTTAATGAGAAGAAGATAATAGCACCTGGAAGTACAGCAAGCTCCTTGTTATCAGAAATTAAACTGCGTGCAATCATTGAGAATGCACGTCAAATATCAAAG GTTCTATTGATCCCAGGTCACAGATGA
- the LOC8276228 gene encoding probable WRKY transcription factor 32 isoform X1, giving the protein MAESKSVEALQVQHKRQVDEHNDHVLEEQEEDDDDEEEDSQLSELDQLGESQQPEELSSGPVELEALVAVPTSTAILENKQCVAGLEDNAGLEKHVDDSEFKEQDGISHPEVSGDVTSQCAEAQTQNQLQSSVCPTSLSELSPTSVTQPISSAPSPTLPEPRVSPSKFNNYNACIPEADQQNSSELKSLSLPIVKAHVLDGYNWRKYGQKQVKSPKGSRSYYKCTYSDCCAKKIECADHSGHVIEIVNKGTHSHDPPRKNNSTRGSKVALLSAPVLENSMKEHSMGMHTDSSQSTLFKDSIQETPNISEKKRQNSSGSDGNGKILIKEEHVSEPEPKRRMKKENLECSGTLLKPGKKPKFVVHAAGDVGISSDGYRWRKYGQKMVKGNPHPRNYYRCTSAGCPVRKHIETAVDNTDAVIITYKGVHDHDMPVPKKRHGPPSAPLVAAAAPASMSNLQLKKTDTLPNQISSTQWSVGKEGELTSETLDLGGEKEKAIESARTLLSIGFEIKPC; this is encoded by the exons ATGGCAGAGAGCAAGAGCGTAGAAGCTCTCCAAGTACAACATAAACGACAAGTTGATGAACACAACGACCACGTTTtagaagaacaagaagaagatgatgatgatgaggagGAGGATAGTCAACTCAGCGAGTTAGATCAACTCGGCGAGTCGCAGCAACCCGAGGAGTTATCTAGCGGTCCAGTAGAATTGGAAGCTTTAGTGGCGGTTCCGACTTCCACGGCGATATTGGAGAACAAGCAGTGTGTAG CAGGTTTGGAGGATAATGCAGGTTTGGAAAAGCACGTGGATGATTCTGAATTCAAG GAGCAAGATGGGATTTCACATCCAGAAGTTTCAGGAGATGTAACCAGCCAATGTGCTGAAGCTCAGACCCAAAATCAACTTCAGTCTTCTGTTTGTCCAACTTCTTTGTCAGAACTTTCTCCAACTTCTGTTACACAACCAATATCATCTGCTCCAAGTCCAACTCTACCAGAACCAAGAGTGTCCCCATCGaagtttaataattataatgccTGCATACCAGAAGCAGACCAACAAAACTCTTCTGAACTGAAAAGTCTTTCTCTTCCCATTGTGAAAGCACATGTTCTTGATGGTTACAACTGGCGAAAATATGGTCAGAAGCAAGTGAAGAGTCCTAAAGGTTCTCGAAGCTATTACAAGTGCACATATTCTGACTGTTGTGCTAAAAAGATTGAATGTGCTGATCATTCGGGCCATGTAATAGAGATTGTTAATAAAGGAACACACAGTCATGATCCACCTCGAAAGAATAATAGCACAAGGGGAAGCAAGGTTGCTTTATTATCTGCCCCTGTTCTGGAAAATAGCATGAAAGAACATTCCATGGGCATGCATACGGATTCAAGTCAGTCCACGTTGTTTAAAGATTCTATACAGGAAACACCAaatatttctgaaaaaaaGCGGCAGAATTCAAGTGGCTCTGACGGGAATGGGAAAATTCTTATCAAAGAGGAGCATGTCAGTGAACCTGAACCAAAAAGAAG AATGAAGAAGGAGAATTTAGAATGTTCAGGAACTCTATTAAAACCTGGAAAGAAGCCTAAATTTGTGGTCCATGCAGCGGGTGATGTGGGAATTTCAAGTGATGGATACAGATGGCGCAAGTATGGACAAAAGATGGTGAAAGGAAACCCCCATCCCAG GAACTATTACAGGTGCACTTCTGCTGGATGTCCAGTCCGTAAGCATATTGAAACAGCGGTGGACAACACAGATGCGGTCATTATAACATACAAGGGAGTACATGACCATGACATGCCTGTACCCAAAAAGCGACATGGTCCGCCTAGTGCTCCCCTTGTAGCTGCTGCTGCTCCTGCTTCTATGAGCAATTTACAGCTCAAGAAAACTGATACATTACCGAACCAAATAAGTTCAACCCAATGGTCAGTGGGGAAGGAAGGTGAATTAACTAGTGAAACCTTAGACCTTGGAGGCGAGAAGGAGAAGGCCATCGAATCAGCTAGAACTCTTCTAAGCATTGGATTTGAAATCAAGCCTTGCTGA
- the LOC8276228 gene encoding probable WRKY transcription factor 32 isoform X3 produces MAESKSVEALQVQHKRQVDEHNDHVLEEQEEDDDDEEEDSQLSELDQLGESQQPEELSSGPVELEALVAVPTSTAILENKQCVGLEKHVDDSEFKEQDGISHPEVSGDVTSQCAEAQTQNQLQSSVCPTSLSELSPTSVTQPISSAPSPTLPEPRVSPSKFNNYNACIPEADQQNSSELKSLSLPIVKAHVLDGYNWRKYGQKQVKSPKGSRSYYKCTYSDCCAKKIECADHSGHVIEIVNKGTHSHDPPRKNNSTRGSKVALLSAPVLENSMKEHSMGMHTDSSQSTLFKDSIQETPNISEKKRQNSSGSDGNGKILIKEEHVSEPEPKRRMKKENLECSGTLLKPGKKPKFVVHAAGDVGISSDGYRWRKYGQKMVKGNPHPRNYYRCTSAGCPVRKHIETAVDNTDAVIITYKGVHDHDMPVPKKRHGPPSAPLVAAAAPASMSNLQLKKTDTLPNQISSTQWSVGKEGELTSETLDLGGEKEKAIESARTLLSIGFEIKPC; encoded by the exons ATGGCAGAGAGCAAGAGCGTAGAAGCTCTCCAAGTACAACATAAACGACAAGTTGATGAACACAACGACCACGTTTtagaagaacaagaagaagatgatgatgatgaggagGAGGATAGTCAACTCAGCGAGTTAGATCAACTCGGCGAGTCGCAGCAACCCGAGGAGTTATCTAGCGGTCCAGTAGAATTGGAAGCTTTAGTGGCGGTTCCGACTTCCACGGCGATATTGGAGAACAAGCAGTGTGTAG GTTTGGAAAAGCACGTGGATGATTCTGAATTCAAG GAGCAAGATGGGATTTCACATCCAGAAGTTTCAGGAGATGTAACCAGCCAATGTGCTGAAGCTCAGACCCAAAATCAACTTCAGTCTTCTGTTTGTCCAACTTCTTTGTCAGAACTTTCTCCAACTTCTGTTACACAACCAATATCATCTGCTCCAAGTCCAACTCTACCAGAACCAAGAGTGTCCCCATCGaagtttaataattataatgccTGCATACCAGAAGCAGACCAACAAAACTCTTCTGAACTGAAAAGTCTTTCTCTTCCCATTGTGAAAGCACATGTTCTTGATGGTTACAACTGGCGAAAATATGGTCAGAAGCAAGTGAAGAGTCCTAAAGGTTCTCGAAGCTATTACAAGTGCACATATTCTGACTGTTGTGCTAAAAAGATTGAATGTGCTGATCATTCGGGCCATGTAATAGAGATTGTTAATAAAGGAACACACAGTCATGATCCACCTCGAAAGAATAATAGCACAAGGGGAAGCAAGGTTGCTTTATTATCTGCCCCTGTTCTGGAAAATAGCATGAAAGAACATTCCATGGGCATGCATACGGATTCAAGTCAGTCCACGTTGTTTAAAGATTCTATACAGGAAACACCAaatatttctgaaaaaaaGCGGCAGAATTCAAGTGGCTCTGACGGGAATGGGAAAATTCTTATCAAAGAGGAGCATGTCAGTGAACCTGAACCAAAAAGAAG AATGAAGAAGGAGAATTTAGAATGTTCAGGAACTCTATTAAAACCTGGAAAGAAGCCTAAATTTGTGGTCCATGCAGCGGGTGATGTGGGAATTTCAAGTGATGGATACAGATGGCGCAAGTATGGACAAAAGATGGTGAAAGGAAACCCCCATCCCAG GAACTATTACAGGTGCACTTCTGCTGGATGTCCAGTCCGTAAGCATATTGAAACAGCGGTGGACAACACAGATGCGGTCATTATAACATACAAGGGAGTACATGACCATGACATGCCTGTACCCAAAAAGCGACATGGTCCGCCTAGTGCTCCCCTTGTAGCTGCTGCTGCTCCTGCTTCTATGAGCAATTTACAGCTCAAGAAAACTGATACATTACCGAACCAAATAAGTTCAACCCAATGGTCAGTGGGGAAGGAAGGTGAATTAACTAGTGAAACCTTAGACCTTGGAGGCGAGAAGGAGAAGGCCATCGAATCAGCTAGAACTCTTCTAAGCATTGGATTTGAAATCAAGCCTTGCTGA
- the LOC8276228 gene encoding probable WRKY transcription factor 32 isoform X2 — MAESKSVEALQVQHKRQVDEHNDHVLEEQEEDDDDEEEDSQLSELDQLGESQQPEELSSGPVELEALVAVPTSTAILENKQCVGLEDNAGLEKHVDDSEFKEQDGISHPEVSGDVTSQCAEAQTQNQLQSSVCPTSLSELSPTSVTQPISSAPSPTLPEPRVSPSKFNNYNACIPEADQQNSSELKSLSLPIVKAHVLDGYNWRKYGQKQVKSPKGSRSYYKCTYSDCCAKKIECADHSGHVIEIVNKGTHSHDPPRKNNSTRGSKVALLSAPVLENSMKEHSMGMHTDSSQSTLFKDSIQETPNISEKKRQNSSGSDGNGKILIKEEHVSEPEPKRRMKKENLECSGTLLKPGKKPKFVVHAAGDVGISSDGYRWRKYGQKMVKGNPHPRNYYRCTSAGCPVRKHIETAVDNTDAVIITYKGVHDHDMPVPKKRHGPPSAPLVAAAAPASMSNLQLKKTDTLPNQISSTQWSVGKEGELTSETLDLGGEKEKAIESARTLLSIGFEIKPC; from the exons ATGGCAGAGAGCAAGAGCGTAGAAGCTCTCCAAGTACAACATAAACGACAAGTTGATGAACACAACGACCACGTTTtagaagaacaagaagaagatgatgatgatgaggagGAGGATAGTCAACTCAGCGAGTTAGATCAACTCGGCGAGTCGCAGCAACCCGAGGAGTTATCTAGCGGTCCAGTAGAATTGGAAGCTTTAGTGGCGGTTCCGACTTCCACGGCGATATTGGAGAACAAGCAGTGTGTAG GTTTGGAGGATAATGCAGGTTTGGAAAAGCACGTGGATGATTCTGAATTCAAG GAGCAAGATGGGATTTCACATCCAGAAGTTTCAGGAGATGTAACCAGCCAATGTGCTGAAGCTCAGACCCAAAATCAACTTCAGTCTTCTGTTTGTCCAACTTCTTTGTCAGAACTTTCTCCAACTTCTGTTACACAACCAATATCATCTGCTCCAAGTCCAACTCTACCAGAACCAAGAGTGTCCCCATCGaagtttaataattataatgccTGCATACCAGAAGCAGACCAACAAAACTCTTCTGAACTGAAAAGTCTTTCTCTTCCCATTGTGAAAGCACATGTTCTTGATGGTTACAACTGGCGAAAATATGGTCAGAAGCAAGTGAAGAGTCCTAAAGGTTCTCGAAGCTATTACAAGTGCACATATTCTGACTGTTGTGCTAAAAAGATTGAATGTGCTGATCATTCGGGCCATGTAATAGAGATTGTTAATAAAGGAACACACAGTCATGATCCACCTCGAAAGAATAATAGCACAAGGGGAAGCAAGGTTGCTTTATTATCTGCCCCTGTTCTGGAAAATAGCATGAAAGAACATTCCATGGGCATGCATACGGATTCAAGTCAGTCCACGTTGTTTAAAGATTCTATACAGGAAACACCAaatatttctgaaaaaaaGCGGCAGAATTCAAGTGGCTCTGACGGGAATGGGAAAATTCTTATCAAAGAGGAGCATGTCAGTGAACCTGAACCAAAAAGAAG AATGAAGAAGGAGAATTTAGAATGTTCAGGAACTCTATTAAAACCTGGAAAGAAGCCTAAATTTGTGGTCCATGCAGCGGGTGATGTGGGAATTTCAAGTGATGGATACAGATGGCGCAAGTATGGACAAAAGATGGTGAAAGGAAACCCCCATCCCAG GAACTATTACAGGTGCACTTCTGCTGGATGTCCAGTCCGTAAGCATATTGAAACAGCGGTGGACAACACAGATGCGGTCATTATAACATACAAGGGAGTACATGACCATGACATGCCTGTACCCAAAAAGCGACATGGTCCGCCTAGTGCTCCCCTTGTAGCTGCTGCTGCTCCTGCTTCTATGAGCAATTTACAGCTCAAGAAAACTGATACATTACCGAACCAAATAAGTTCAACCCAATGGTCAGTGGGGAAGGAAGGTGAATTAACTAGTGAAACCTTAGACCTTGGAGGCGAGAAGGAGAAGGCCATCGAATCAGCTAGAACTCTTCTAAGCATTGGATTTGAAATCAAGCCTTGCTGA
- the LOC8276227 gene encoding probable purine permease 5 yields MHQEALLEAEGRMDEEPAEPSNSFSLWEKISIWKTLALEAYKKKPMSHWILLLLSSAAMLIAFPASSLLSRVYYANGGTSKWIISWVAVAGWPLTALVLLPTYFFCKTFPTRLSSKLIVAYIVLGFLSAADNLMYAYAYAYLPASTSALVASSSLVFSALFGYLIVNNKLNASMINAIVIITAGMVIIALDSDSDRYDYVSDRQYIMGFIWDILGSALHGLIFALSELIFVKLLGRRSFHVVLEQQVMVSLFGFIFTTIGIIVNRDFHGMKSEAETFVGGETSYILVLVWGAITFQLGVLGGTAVLYLASTVVAGVLNAVRVPLTSVAAVILLHDPMSGFKILSLIVTFWGCVSYIYGSSDSIKLS; encoded by the exons ATGCATCAAGAAGCTCTTCTGGAGGCAG AGGGAAGAATGGATGAGGAACCAGCAGAACCTTCaaattcattttcattatggGAAAAAATCTCCATCTGGAAGACTCTGGCTCTGGAAGCATACAAAAAGAAGCCAATGTCACATTGGATTCTTCTGCTTCTGAGCAGTGCAGCAATGCTCATCGCATTCCCTGCTTCGAGCCTTCTGTCCCGTGTTTATTATGCAAATGGGGGTACAAGCAAGTGGATTATTTCATGGGTAGCAGTTGCTGGGTGGCCTCTAACTGCTTTAGTTCTGCTTCCTACTTATTTCTTCTGTAAAACTTTCCCTACTCGGCTGAGCTCAAAACTCATTGTTGCTTATATTGTGCTGGGTTTTCTAAGTGCTGCTGATAACTTGATGTATGCATATGCCTATGCTTACCTCCCAGCATCAACTTCTGCACTTGTGGCTTCATCATCCCTGGTGTTCTCTGCTTTGTTTGGATATCTCATTGTGAACAACAAACTGAATGCTTCAATGATAAATGCTATTGTGATTATTACTGCTGGAATGGTCATAATTGCACTGGATTCGGATTCGGACAGATATGACTATGTAAGTGACCGCCAATATATTATGGGCTTCATATGGGATATCCTGGGATCTGCTCTTCATGGTCTCATCTTTGCCCTTTCAGAATTGATTTTCGTTAAGTTACTGGGGAGAAGATCCTTCCATGTTGTACTGGAGCAGCAGGTGATGGTTTCtttatttggttttatatTTACCACCATTGGAATCATTGTGAATAGAGATTTTCACGGGATGAAATCCGAGGCTGAAACATTCGTAGGTGGTGAGACTTCATATATTCTAGTTCTTGTCTGGGGTGCTATTACTTTTCAGTTGGGGGTACTTGGAGGCACTGCTGTGCTATACTTGGCTTCTACTGTGGTAGCTGGTGTTCTCAATGCTGTGAGGGTACCGCTCACCAGTGTTGCTGCTGTTATTTTGTTGCATGATCCTATGAGTGGGTTCAAGATTCTCTCTTTGATCGTAACATTCTGGGGTTGTGTTTCTTACATTTATGGCAGTTCAGATTCTATTAAACTTTCCTAA
- the LOC8264851 gene encoding eukaryotic translation initiation factor 5A — protein sequence MSDEEHHFESKADAGASKTYPQQAGTIRKNGYIVIKNRPTKVVDVSTSKTGKHGHAKCHFVGIDIFNGKKLEDIVPSSHNCDVPHVTRTDYQLIDISEDGFVSLLTENGSTKDDLRLPTDENLLSQIKDGFAEGKDLVVSVMSSMGEEQICALKDIGPKN from the exons atGTCAGACGAAGAACATCACTTCGAGTCTAAGGCAGATGCTGGAGCCTCAAAAACTTACCCACAACAGGCTGGTACTATTCGCAAAAATGGCTATATAGTTATTAAGAATCGCCCCACTAAG GTTGTGGATGTTTCAACCTCAAAGACTGGGAAACATGGACATGCTAAGTGCCACTTTGTGGGAATTGATATATTCAATGGGAAAAAGCTTGAAGATATCGTTCCTTCTTCCCACAATTGTgat GTTCCTCATGTTACTCGCACTGATTATCAGCTGATTGATATCTCTGAAGATGGTTTT GTGAGTCTTCTGACTGAAAATGGAAGCACTAAGGACGACCTGAGGCTTCCCACGGATGAAAATCTGCTCAGCCAG ATTAAAGATGGATTTGCCGAGGGAAAAGACCTTGTAGTGAGTGTCATGTCTTCAATGGGAGAGGAGCAGATCTGTGCCCTTAAGGATATTGgtcctaaaaattaa